The nucleotide sequence GACTCCACACGGGCGCGAAACGCTGACGCGGCGGGCGAAAAGTTCAGGAGGTGGAGGCCCTCGGCGCGGATGGCGTCGGACACGGCCCTCACCTTCAGTTCGGCGGGCACGTCGCGCAGCGGGCGGGTGTCGAGCGTGAGTGCCCCCAGCCTCAGTTCCTGCTGGGCCAGCAGGGTGCCGGTGCGGGCGTCCCAGCGCACGGTGTCCTGCCACGTCGCCCGCGCCCTGAGCCACGCGGGGTCCAGCGGCGCGGCGAGGAAGATGCGGCCCTCCGCACCCGTCATGTCGAGGTGGGCGACGGTCAGTGCCCCGGCACCCGCCAGCGCGTCGCCTTCCGGCAAGGCCGCGCCCTGCCCGCCTGCGAGGAGAAAGCGGCCCTTTCGCGTCCCCGTCACGTTTTCGCGGGCCAGCGCCGCCCGCTCGGGATAGGCGAGCGCCAGCACGTCGCCCACCGCGAAGGGGTCGGGGGCCGCGTTATCAGGCTGGACCTTCAGGAGCCTGCGCCACTGCCTGGACAGGCGCTCGGCCCGTTCCAGCACCGCCGCGTCCCCCCGTGTCCGGTCCCCGGCCCGCCACGCCCGCAGCGCCTCCACCCGCTCGGTGAGGTCGGCGCCGGAGCCGCCCGGGAGGGGGTCACGTTCTTCGAGCAGCGCCGCCACGTCCGCCGCCAGCGCCGCGTCGTCCGCCCCCGAGAGCAGATGCGCGAGCCGGGGGTGGGTCGGAAAGTCGAGGAGCCGCTTGCCTGCGGGGGTCAGGCGCCCGGCCTCGTCGAGGGCGCCCAGGTCGCGCAGCAGGGTGCGGGCGGTCTGGATGCGGGCGGGGGGCGGCGCGTCCAGCCAGGGCAACTCGGCGGGGTCGTTCGTGCCCCACCCGGCGAGTTCCAGGGTGAGCGGGGCGAGGTCGGCGGTCAGCAGTTCGGGCGGCTGGGCGGCGGGCAGCAGCGCCTGGGTGCGCCCGGACCACAGCCGGTAGCACACGCCGGGGCCGGTGCGTCCGGCGCGTCCGGCCCGCTGCGTGGCGGCGTCCTGGGTCACGCGGCCCGTGACCATGCGGGTCAGGCCGCTGGCGGGGTCGAACTGCTGGGTCCGGCTCTGGCCCCCGTCCACCACCACGCGCACCCCCTCGATGGTCAGCGAGGTTTCGGCGATGGAGGTCGCCAGCACCACCTTGCGCCGTCCCTGGGGGTCGGGCAGCAGGGCGCGGCGCTGCTCGGAGAGGGGCAGGTCGCCGTAAAGGGGGAGCACGACTTTTTCTCCCTCCCCACCGGCGGGGGAGGGCCGGGGAGGGGGGGCGTCCAGACCAATACCACTTCCCGCTAAGAGTCCTTGAACCCCCCGAATCTCCCGCACGCCCGGCAGGAAGGCCAGAATGTCGCCCTCGTCGGTGTCCAGGGCGCGGCGCACGGCTCCCGCTACGGCGTCCTCCACCCGGCCCGCAGGGTCGGCGGGCAGATACCGCACCTCCACCGGATAGGCCCGGCCCGCGCTTTCCACCAGCGGCGCACCGAGGCGGGCGGGCAGGCCGGGGTCCAGCGTGGCCGACATCACCAGCACGCGCAGGTCGTCGCGCAGGGCGCCCTGCACTTCGCGCAGCAGGGCCAGGGCGAGGTCGGCGTTCAGCGAGCGTTCGTGGAACTCGTCCAGGATGACCAGCCCCACGCCCGCCAGTTCGGGGTCGCGTTGCAGGCGGCGGGT is from Deinococcus wulumuqiensis R12 and encodes:
- the hrpB gene encoding ATP-dependent helicase HrpB, which translates into the protein MTLPDHTLPIHAVVPGVKAALARHPLVVLQAPPGAGKSTALPLDLLGEGWLAGQNIIMLQPRRVAARAVAARLAEGLGEEVGQTVGSRVRFESRVSDRTRLEVVTEGILTRRLQRDPELAGVGLVILDEFHERSLNADLALALLREVQGALRDDLRVLVMSATLDPGLPARLGAPLVESAGRAYPVEVRYLPADPAGRVEDAVAGAVRRALDTDEGDILAFLPGVREIRGVQGLLAGSGIGLDAPPPRPSPAGGEGEKVVLPLYGDLPLSEQRRALLPDPQGRRKVVLATSIAETSLTIEGVRVVVDGGQSRTQQFDPASGLTRMVTGRVTQDAATQRAGRAGRTGPGVCYRLWSGRTQALLPAAQPPELLTADLAPLTLELAGWGTNDPAELPWLDAPPPARIQTARTLLRDLGALDEAGRLTPAGKRLLDFPTHPRLAHLLSGADDAALAADVAALLEERDPLPGGSGADLTERVEALRAWRAGDRTRGDAAVLERAERLSRQWRRLLKVQPDNAAPDPFAVGDVLALAYPERAALARENVTGTRKGRFLLAGGQGAALPEGDALAGAGALTVAHLDMTGAEGRIFLAAPLDPAWLRARATWQDTVRWDARTGTLLAQQELRLGALTLDTRPLRDVPAELKVRAVSDAIRAEGLHLLNFSPAASAFRARVESLREWRGPHETEQEWPDLSDAGLLATLESWLGPQLERVRTRDDLARLDLLPALQALLPWNLTRELDERAPTHLTVPSGSRVRVEYRPGEAPILAVKLQELFGLADTPAVNGGRVPVLLHLLSPAGRPVQVTQDLRSFWNSSYFEVRKDLRGRYPKHPWPDDPWTHEPTRWTKRREGK